The Psilocybe cubensis strain MGC-MH-2018 chromosome 7, whole genome shotgun sequence genome has a window encoding:
- a CDS encoding Peroxisomal targeting signal 2 receptor — translation MNGPHQPGILHTPGFAHYSVAWSPFHPTRLALASSANFGLVGNGRLHLVSAKPNPGGPSSLNLDKQYETQDGLYDVAWSEIHENQLVTGSGDGSIRLWDVMLNDLPIRAWQEHTREVFSVDWSNLKKDTFASASWEGTVKLWTPDRARSIATLKAHQACVYQALFSPHQPDLLSTCSTDGTVKIFDLRAPSYVNTGPNANTFTSPVSAAVLTIPASGTEVLTIDWNKYRSMVLASAGVDKSVKIWDCRMINTGEVGQVGGICETQLLGHEYAVRKVQWSPHRPDVLATASYDMTSRVWTTTPTPGRPQLLHIHDPHTEFVVGCSWSLYDEGILATCGWDESNRSSFAAAEHNSYSNLVMDAEDFLSDSLQTLYDYQPITLTTTGAPFSYTFKLPSISNKSSGDVHQPITISLKTPDTDAANWDLHASSIWASSVYLSDHIYDLDLESHIHLSSREDPVRVLELGASAGLPSILIAKLYFDVRVTSTDYPDKLLIQTLAENVESNNASDRCKVLPFGWGTDPSPILHENRKFDVIMAADTLWNPELHTIFTHALKSTLKRTTTSRAHLVVGLHTGRYTIDSFLRKVLENGFEVQSIEERERLGSSKRNWQVFREAEDDKERRRWVIWIQLKWSESEVELYRSSTS, via the exons ATGAACGGTCCTCACCAACCTGGTATTCTGCACACCCCAGGTTTTGCCCACTATTCAGTCGCTTGGTCGCCATTTCACCCTACTAGACTCGCACTCGCATCGTCTGCTAATTTTGGACTTGTCGGAAACGGTCGATTGCATCTCGTCTCTGCTAAACCAAACCCTGGCGGACCTTCGAGTCTCAATCTTGATAAACA ATACGAGACTCAAGATGGACTATATGATGTAGCTTGGTCTGAAATACACGAAAACCAATTGGTGACCGGTTCAGGAGACGGTTCTATAAGATTGTGGGATGTTATGCTCAAT GATCTCCCTATCCGTGCGTGGCAAGAGCATACTCGTGAAGTATTCTCTGTGGATTGGTCTAACCTCAAAAAGGATACGTTTGCGTCGGCATCATGGGAGGGAACCGTAAAATTG TGGACTCCCGACCGAGCTAGATCTATTGCAACACTTAAAGCTCATCAAGCATGCGTTTACCAAGCTTTGTTTTCACCCCACCAACCAGACCTTTTGTCTACTTGCTCAACTGATGGCACCGTTAAGATTTTTGATCTTCGTGCGCCTTCTTACGTTAACACGGGCCCAAATGCGAATACATTTACAAGCCCCGTATCTGCCGCAGTGTTAACTATTCCTGCATCGGGGACAGAGGTTTTAACGATCGACTGGAACAAATATCGCTCAATGGTTCTAGCAAGTGCTGGTGTCGATAAGAGTGTCAAAATTTGGGATTGCCGAATGATCAATACCGGAGAGGTTGGTCAGGTTGGGGGAATTTGCGAGACACAATTACTTGGACACGAATATGCCGTTCGTAAAGTTCAATGGAGTCCCCACCGTCCAGATGTGCTTGCAACAGCTAGCTATGACATGACTTCTCGAGT TTGGACCACAACGCCAACTCCAGGAAGACCACAGCTACTTCACATACACGACCCTCACACCGAATTTGTGGTAGGATGCTCGTGGTCGCTGTACGATGAGGGAATTTTGGCAACATGTGGATGGGATG AAAGTAATCGCTCATCCTTCGCCGCAGCAGAGCACAACAGCTACTCTAATCTTGTCATGGATGCAGAAGATTTTCTGTCGGATTCTCTACAAACACTGTACGACTACCAACCTATCACATTGACAACAACAGGTGCACCGTTTAGCTATACGTTTAAACTTCCTTCAATCTCGAATAAGTCCTCAGGAGACGTACACCAACCCATCACAATCTCTTTAAAAACTCCCGATACAGACGCTGCCAATTGGGATCTACATGCGTCGTCCATCTGGGCTTCCTCAGTATACCTTTCTGATCATATATACGACCTTGATCTAGAAAGTCATATACATTTGTCTTCACGCGAAGATCCTGTACGCGTTTTGGAACTCGGGGCGTCTGCGGGGCTCCCAAGCATCTTGATAGCCAAGTTATATTTCGACGTTAGGGTCACTTCGACTGATTATCCCGACAAACTTTTGATTCAAACTTTGGCTGAAAACGTCGAATCGAATAACGCGTCAGATCGATGCAAAGTGCTCCCGTTTGGATGGGGAACAGATCCATCTCCAATTTTACATGAAAACAGGAAATTTGATGTGATCATGGCAGCGGATACCCTCTGGAATCCTGAACTGCACACCATTTTTACCCACGCCTTGAAATCGACCTTGAAGAGAACAACAACATCGAGGGCACATCTGGTGGTTGGATTACACACAGGAAGATATACCATTGATTCCTTTTTGCGGAAAGTATTGGAGAATGGTTTCGAGGTACAAAGTAtagaggaaagggaaaggctaGGATCTTCCAAACGCAATTGGCAGGTTTTTCGAGAAGCTGAGGATGACAAGGAAAGAAGACGATGGGTAATATGGATACAATTGAAATGGAGCGAATCGGAGGTGGAGTTATACAGAAGTAGTACTAGCTAG
- a CDS encoding NAD-dependent protein deacylase SIR4 — protein MRVSVPGIPQAILDAKPIYSVKSIKEATERLSEFLGIGNVTVLTGAGVSVDSGIRAYRGDDGRYMNPNYKLRSYLGYPPVRDAQPNTTHFALAALQHTSHVSRLITQNVDGLHHKALRKAATTHWDSMRIQENILELHGTLHHVHCNRGHVVDRNTFQDRLSAANPRWYEYAEELERTGMQPRTNPDGDVAVEQLGISYSDFIVPNCPDCLFEGHQNSVLKPEVIFFGESIPKAVKDRSYHDIETCDKLLLMGTTLATYSAFRLLKHALELNKRVMLLNMGPSRADGLPGIVKLDIPSGAVMRDVARNVIGSRATEDPIVSEMLQSGVVNPPSTNDDDRSPRAAG, from the exons ATGCGAGTATCCGTCCCCGGCATCCCACAAGCTATCCTCGATGCAAAACCTATCTACTCTGTAAAATCCATCAAAGAGGCTACTGAAAGACTGTCAGAATTTCTAGGCATTGGGAATGTTACTGTTTTGACTGGCGCTGGGGTCAGTGTTGACTCCGGCATTCGGGCGTACCGCGGCGACGATGGTCGGTACATGAACCCCAATTACAA GCTTCGGTCTTATTTAGGATACCCCCCAGTTCGCGACGCGCAACCCAATACTACCCACTTTGCCCTTGCCGCTTTGCAGCACACATCTCACGTCTCACGTCTCATCACACAG AACGTGGACGGCCTTCACCATAAAGCTCTCCGTAAAGCGGCCACAACTCATTGGGATTCTATGCGGATACAGGAAAATATTTTAGAGCTCCATGGAACACtacat CATGTGCATTGTAACCGTGGTCATGTCGTAGATCGCAACACATTTCAAGACAGGCTTTCAGCAGCAAATCCCAGGTGGTATGAATATGCAGAAGAATTAGAGCGCACGGGGATGCAACCGAGAACAAATCCAGACGGCGAC GTTGCTGTAGAACAACTCGGCATCTCGTACAGTGATTTCATAGTACCCAATTGTCCGGACTGTCTCTTTGAAGGCCATCAAAATTCGGTG TTGAAACCGGAAGTGATCTTCTTTGGAGAATCCATTCCGAAAGCGGTTAAAGACCGGTC ATATCATGACATTGAAACTTGTGATAAATTGCTCCTCATGGGTACTACTTTAGCGACATACTCCGCTTTCAG GTTGCTGAAACATGCACTTGAGCTGAACAAACGTGTTATGCTTCTGAACATGGGACCCTCTCGCGCTGATGGTCTTCCAGGTATAGTAAAGTTGGATATACCAAGTGGTGCCGTCATGAGAGACGTCGCTAGAAACGTTAT CGGGAGTCGGGCAACTGAAGATCCGATTGTCTCTGAGATGTTGCAGAGTGGTGTTGTAAACCCACCATCAACgaatgatgatgatcgtTCTCCGAGAGCGGCTGGTTAA
- a CDS encoding putative endo-1,3(4)-beta-glucanase (putative endo-1,3(4)-beta-glucanase AFUB_029980): MMKNWSLLLFLFALPFNVLAGKFSEPSLRARHLGHARKLQSRNNTGSCQPQPFKLQDFYQGNSFLNDWEFFSGEDPTHGNVNYQTRENAINKGLAYVQQDGAAVLAVDDYSTVPVNGRRDSVRIFSKKSYSNGLFIADFFTMPHGCSVWPAYWSFGPNWPSAGEIDVLEGVHNQLTNQMSLHTSAGCSLPSKLSQTEATSNILHTECVSSGESNIGCSFSDTDPQSYGHNFNVAGGGVFAHLWDNTGIKIWRFSRGNIPADITSKNPNPASWGVPAANFPSSSCDIASHFFEHNLVINTSICGDFAGATYPTSGCPGTCGEAVANATNFQCVIRFAVMAQDPAEDARKRGMRRKSAPKAVIHADAQEFDAKAVHRVGDV, encoded by the exons ATGATGAAGAATTGGTCGCTACTTTTATTTCTCTTCGCTCTCCCCTTCAATGTACTTGCCGGCAAGTTCAGCGAACCCTCTCTACGTGCTCGACATTTGGGCCATGCTCGCAAACTTCAAAGTCGCAATAACACTGGATCCTGTCAACCGCAACCTTTCAAACTACAGGACTTTTATCAGGGCAACTCCTTCTTGAA TGATTGGGAGTTCTTTTCTGGAGAAGATCCTACGCATGGCAATGTCAACTACCAGACGCGAGAGAACGCTATCAACAAAGGTTTAGCCTATGTGCAGCAGGATGGTGCAGCAGTCCTCGCTGTTGATGATTACTCGACTGTCCCTGTGAACGGTAGAAGGGATTC GGTTCGCATCTTCTCCAAAAAGTCGTATAGCAACGGGCTGTTCATTGCCGATTTCTTCACTATGCCTCACGGGTGCAGCGTTTGGCCTGCATATTGGTCGTTTGGCCCCAACTGGCCATCTGCAG GGGAAATCGACGTCTTGGAAGGAGTCCATAATCAGCTTACCAATCAAATGAGCCTGCACACCTCCGCAGGCTGTTCATTGCCTTCCAAGCTCAGTCAAACTGAGGCGACCTCAAACATCCTCCACACGGAATGTGTTAGTAGTGGAGAGAGCAACATCGGATGCAGCTTTTCCGATACCGACCCCCAAAGCTACGGTCATAACTTCAACGTTGCTGGTGGTGGCGTGTTTGCCCATCTGTGGGATAACACAGGTATCAAAATCTGGCGTTTCTCTCGTGGCAACATCCCTGCCGATATCACCTCCAAGAATCCCAATCCTGCATCCTGGGGTGTTCCCGCGGCAAACttcccatcctcctcctgcgATATTGCTTCCCACTTCTTTGAGCACAATCTAGTGATAAACACTTCAATTTGCGGAGATTTCGCCGGTGCTACATATCCTACATCAGGATGCCCTGGGACATGTGGGGAAGCAGTTGCGAATGCTACCAACTTCCAAT GCGTGATAAGATTCGCTGTGATGGCGCAAG ACCCTGCGGAGGATGCGCGAAAAAGGGGTATGCGGCGGAAGAGTGCACCGAAGGCTGTGATTCATGCAGACGCGCAAGAGTTCGATGCGAAGGCAGTCCACCGTGTCGGCGATGTCTAG
- a CDS encoding ATP-dependent (S)-NAD(P)H-hydrate dehydratase, whose product MPTTNQARHRRELTSNIDMPVSRTILDQIKRLIPPLDGTLHKGQSGRVGVLGGALDYTGAPYFAAISALRFGADLSHVICSPTAAGAIKSYSPDLIVHPILNEASSSEDVKPELKSILSRLHVLIVGPGLGREPYMQTFAKMAVSIAREQGMFIVLDADGLYMIGKDRSVIQGYRRAVVTPNVVEFKRLSEQVGIDPDTPSDKRSALVSRKLGGVTVLQKGPQDMISTDSTGEEADLPSSQLKDADAQFEQAKETVFVDIEGGLKRCGGQGDVLSGTVGTFMAWGKCYEDGAFGLPTSRIPLLAAVGGSMVTRTASRIAFAKNGRSLVTEDMLPEIGKAFSQVFDEKKTEGKL is encoded by the exons ATGCCCACCACGAACCAAGCGCGCCATCGTCGCGAGCTTACCTCCAACATCGATATGCCAGTCTCCCGTACCATTCTCGACCAAATCAAGAGGCTCATACCACCTCTGGACGGAACTTTGCACAAGGGCCAGTCCG GCCGCGTTGGCGTTTTAGGTGGTGCGTTAGA CTATACAGGGGCCCCGTACTTCGCTGCGATTTCAGCTCTCCGATTT GGTGCCGATTTATCCCATGTGATATGCTCTCCTACTGCAGCTGGTGCAATCAAGTCGTACTCCCCAGATTTGATTGTTCATCCTATTTTGAATGAAGCTTC ATCCTCAGAGGACGTTAAACCTGAATTGAAATCCATACTATCACGACTACATGTCCTCATTGTTGGTCCTGGACTAGGAAGGGAGCCTTACATGCAAACATTCGCCAAGATGGCTGTTTCAATAGCCAGAGAGCAAGGCATGTTCATCGTGCTCGATGCTGACGGGCTATACATGATAGGGAAAGACAGATCCGTCATACAGGGTTATCGACGAGCCGTTGTCACGCCCAATGTGGTCGAATTCAAACGGCTGAGCGAACAGGTCGGAATTGACCCCGACACCCCGAGTGACAAGCGATCTGCTCTGGTATCAAGGAAGCTGGGGGGTGTGACTGTCTTGCAGAAAGGGCCTCAAGATATGATTTCCACTGATTCTACAGGGGAAGAGGCCGACCTACCTTCCAGTCAGCTGAAGGACGCCGACGCTCAATTTGAGCAAGCTAAAGAAACCGTCTTTGTAGACATAGAGGGCGGTTTGAAGAGATGCGGTGGGCAAGGTGACGTACTGAGTGGGACAGTTGGAACTTTCATGGCGTGGGGGAAATGTTATGAAGATGGTGCCTTTGG TTTACCTACATCTCGCATTCCATTACTCGCCGCTGTCGGTGGTAGTATGGTTACGCGGACAGCCAGTCGTATCGCGTTTGCTAAAAACGGGAGAAGTCTAGTGACGGAAGACATGCTTCCAGAGATCGGGAAAGCCTTTTCCCAGGTTTTCGacgagaaaaaaacagaagGAAAACTGTAA
- a CDS encoding Acetamidase, producing the protein MFGESSHSETVQLPKWRRLCAQKQKSLHDSVPSDWFIPRLPLQGHPNVLDVPEKCGLLTERELMITETTDVGLILAKLRAAEWSSVETTTAFYKRAVLAHQLTNCLTEIFVDSALERARHLDDVLRNTGKPVGPLHGLPVSLKDQFTMKGLETVMGYVSGIGKYADKDSVIVEILYRCGAVPFVRTNVPQTLMWGETFNNVFGRTLNPYNRSLTPGGSSGGEGALLAMKGSPLGVGTDIGGSLRIPSAFCGLYTLRPSYARLPYYGAANALNGQESISSVLGPMANSLSGLKEFMTAIIGAKPWDLDPVNIRKPWNEEEWNLSEHGGIGGHLCFAIMWDNGVVRPHPPLIRAMQMTKEALEKAGHRVIDWECHRHIEIYKNAETIFVADGSHDYMTECEKSGEPLIRTMVPSEDEEAAVGYEFEPPYPFVKALVGDSPEHLKAYELWKLHEEKRELRKSHLDHWQSTVSRTGTGRPVDAIISPAVAYTAVPHGLNTDSFYTTLCNAMDYTTSVFPVTRVDPKVDIPKEPHEFYNHEDEAIYKLYRTDLFDGCPVGLQLIGKTLEEEAVMRMTFIVDDALKQSIVG; encoded by the exons ATGTTTGGAGAGTCTAGTCATTCTGAGACAGTGCAACTTCCTAAATGGAGGCGCCTGTGCGCGCAGAAACAAAAATCACTGCATGATTCAGTCCCAAGTGATTGGTTCATCCCCAGACTGCCTCTACAAGGACACCCAAACGTCCTTGACGTGCCGGAAAAGTGCGGTCTGCTCACGGAAAGAGAGTTAATGATTACGGAAACCACCGACGTGGGCCTGATTCTTGCAAAGCTTCGTGCGGCGGAATGGAGCAGTGTCGAGACGACGACAGCGTTCTACAAACGCGCGGTGCTTGCTCATCAGCTT ACGAACTGTCTTACTGAGATATTCGTGGACAGTGCTTTAGAGAGGGCGCGgcacctcgatgatgttctgAGGAACACGGGAAAACCTGTGGGACCTCTCCATGGTCTTCCAGTGTCGCTGAAAG ATCAATTCACAATGAAAGGACTCGAGACAGTAATGG GATACGTATCTGGCATCGGAAAATACGCCGACAAGGATAGTGTCATAGTTGAAATACTGTACCGTTGCGGGGCCGTTCCGTTTGTACGGACAAATGTTCCCCAAACTTTAATG TGGGGTGAAACGTTTAATAATGTATTTGGCAGAACATTGAATCCGTACAATCGCTCTTTGACTCCAGGAGGATCATCagggggagagggagcgCTACTGGCCATGAAGGGTAGCCCTCTCGGAGTAGGAACAGATATCGGCGG CTCACTCCGCATTCCATCTGCATTCTGCGGTCTGTATACCCTTCGACCTTCTTACGCCAGACTGCCCTACTATGGCGCTGCGAATGCGCTCAACGGACAAGAATCCATATCCTCTGTGCTCGGTCCCATGGCAAACTCACTGTCTGGCCTCAAGGAATTCATGACTGCTATCATAGGAGCCAAGCCATGGGACCTTGATCCTGTCAATATCCGGAAGCCATGGAACGAAGAAGAGTGGAATTTGAGCGAGCATGGTGGCATCGGGGGCCACCTATGCTTTGCTATTATGTGGGACAACGGTGTCGTCAGACCACACCCACCGTTGATCAGGGCGATGCAAATGACCAAGGAAGCGCTGGAGAAGGCTGGACATCGTG TTATCGATTGGGAGTGCCACAGGCATATTGAAATTTACAAAAATGCG GAAACCATCTTCGTAGCGGATGGAAGCCACGACTACATGACTGAATGTGAAAAGTCTGGCGAACCTCTCATTCGCACAATGGTGCCttcagaagatgaagaggcgGCGGTGGGGTACGAGTTTGAACCGCCATACCCATTCGTCAAAGCGCTTGTAGGAGATTCACCAGAACACCTTAAAGCATATGAG CTTTGGAAACTGCACGAAGAGAAGCGCGAATTGCGAAAATCCCATCTAGACCACTGGCAAAGTACTGTCAGCCGAACAGGTACAGGACGTCCTGTCGACGCCATCATTTCCCCGGCAGTGGCATACACCGCGGTTCCTCACGGTTTGAACAC AGATTCCTTCTATACGACACTGTGTAATGCTATGGACTACACCACATCAGTTTTCCCTGTTACTAGGGTCGATCCCAAAGTGGACATACCGAAAGAACCTCACGAGTTTTATAACCATGAAGATGAGGCTATTTACAAACTAT ACCGAACGGATCTTTTTGACGGTTGTCCC